A stretch of Paracoccus sp. N5 DNA encodes these proteins:
- the katG gene encoding catalase/peroxidase HPI, producing the protein MDGNNIAMTGKCPVMHGGNTALGSSVTAWWPNALNLDILHQHDSKSNPLGPDFNYREELKKLDVDALKADLRALMTDSQDWWPADYGSYVGMFARTAWHAAGSYRTSDGRGGANTGNQRFAPLNSWPDNVNTDKGRRLLWPIKKKYGNKISWADLIVLAGTVAYEVAGLKTFGFAFGREDIWAPEKDTYWGEEKEWLAPSDNRYGDVGDAKSLVNPLAAVQMGLIYVNPEGVNGRSDPQATANMMRETFARMGMNDEETVALTAGGHTVGKCHGNGNAADLSPDPETAGPEFQGLGWMNTKGRGIGRNTVVSGLEGAWTTHPTQWDNGFFQMLFKHEWTLTHSPAGASQWQPISIAEEDMPVDVEDPSIRRMPMMTDADMALKVDPVYREISLRFMNDFEAFSDAFARGWFKLTHRDMGPKSRYLGPWVPAEDLTWQDPIPAGRSDYDVAAVKARIAASGLSTADLVATAWDSARTYRGSDMRGGANGARIRLAPQKDWEGNEPPRLARVLSVLEPIAAESGASLADVIVLGGNLGVEQAARAAGFDLDLPFSPGRGDATAEQTDVESFDVLEPLADGFRNWQKQDYVVSPEEMLLDRAQLMGLTAPEMTALVGGLRVIGANYGGSKHGVFTDREGALTNDFFVTLTDMGNAWVPASKDHYEIRDRKTGEVKHTATRVDLVFGSNAILRAYAEVYAQDDNAAKFVRDFGAAWTKVMNADRFDLKQ; encoded by the coding sequence ATGGACGGAAACAACATCGCGATGACCGGGAAATGCCCGGTCATGCATGGCGGCAACACCGCTCTGGGCAGTTCGGTCACCGCCTGGTGGCCCAATGCGCTGAACCTGGACATCCTGCATCAGCATGACAGCAAGTCGAACCCGCTGGGCCCCGACTTCAACTATCGCGAAGAGCTGAAAAAGCTGGACGTCGATGCGCTGAAGGCCGACCTGCGGGCGCTGATGACCGACAGCCAGGACTGGTGGCCGGCCGATTACGGCAGCTATGTCGGCATGTTCGCCCGCACCGCCTGGCATGCGGCGGGGTCCTATCGCACCTCGGACGGCCGGGGCGGCGCCAATACCGGCAACCAGCGTTTCGCGCCGCTGAACAGCTGGCCCGACAACGTCAACACCGACAAGGGCCGCCGCCTGCTGTGGCCGATCAAGAAGAAATACGGCAACAAGATTAGCTGGGCCGACCTGATCGTGCTGGCCGGCACCGTCGCCTATGAGGTCGCGGGCCTCAAGACCTTCGGCTTCGCCTTCGGCCGCGAGGACATCTGGGCGCCCGAGAAGGACACCTATTGGGGCGAGGAAAAGGAATGGCTCGCGCCCAGCGACAACCGCTATGGCGATGTGGGCGATGCGAAAAGCCTGGTGAACCCGCTGGCCGCGGTGCAGATGGGCCTGATCTACGTCAACCCCGAGGGGGTGAACGGCCGCTCGGACCCGCAGGCCACCGCCAACATGATGCGCGAGACCTTTGCCCGCATGGGCATGAACGACGAGGAAACCGTGGCGCTGACCGCCGGCGGCCATACCGTCGGCAAATGCCACGGCAACGGCAATGCCGCCGACCTGAGCCCGGACCCGGAAACCGCCGGTCCCGAGTTCCAGGGCCTGGGCTGGATGAACACCAAGGGCCGCGGCATCGGCCGCAATACCGTCGTCTCGGGGCTGGAAGGCGCCTGGACCACGCACCCGACGCAATGGGACAACGGCTTCTTCCAGATGCTGTTCAAGCATGAATGGACGCTGACCCACAGCCCGGCCGGCGCCTCGCAATGGCAGCCGATCAGCATCGCCGAAGAGGACATGCCGGTCGATGTCGAGGACCCCTCGATCCGCCGCATGCCGATGATGACGGACGCCGACATGGCGCTGAAGGTCGATCCGGTCTATCGCGAGATCTCGCTGCGCTTCATGAACGATTTCGAGGCTTTCAGCGACGCCTTCGCCCGCGGCTGGTTCAAGCTGACCCACCGCGACATGGGGCCGAAATCGCGCTACCTGGGCCCCTGGGTGCCGGCCGAGGACCTGACCTGGCAGGACCCGATCCCCGCCGGCCGCAGCGACTATGACGTGGCGGCGGTCAAGGCGCGCATTGCGGCCTCGGGGCTGTCCACCGCCGACCTGGTGGCGACGGCCTGGGACAGCGCCCGGACCTATCGCGGCTCGGACATGCGCGGCGGCGCCAATGGCGCGCGCATCCGCCTGGCCCCGCAGAAGGACTGGGAAGGCAACGAGCCGCCGCGCCTGGCGCGTGTGCTTTCGGTGCTGGAGCCCATCGCGGCGGAAAGCGGCGCAAGCCTTGCCGACGTGATCGTGCTGGGCGGCAACCTGGGCGTCGAGCAGGCGGCACGGGCCGCGGGCTTCGACCTTGACCTGCCCTTCTCGCCCGGTCGCGGCGATGCCACGGCGGAGCAGACCGACGTGGAATCCTTCGACGTGCTGGAACCCCTGGCCGACGGGTTCCGCAACTGGCAGAAGCAGGATTACGTCGTCTCGCCCGAGGAGATGCTCCTGGACCGCGCCCAGCTCATGGGCCTGACCGCGCCCGAGATGACGGCGCTGGTCGGCGGGTTGCGGGTCATCGGCGCCAATTATGGCGGCAGCAAGCATGGCGTCTTCACCGACCGCGAGGGCGCGCTGACGAACGACTTCTTCGTCACCCTGACCGACATGGGCAATGCCTGGGTGCCGGCCAGCAAGGATCACTACGAGATCCGCGACCGCAAGACCGGCGAGGTCAAGCATACCGCGACCCGGGTCGATCTGGTCTTCGGCTCGAATGCGATCCTGCGCGCCTATGCCGAGGTCTATGCCCAGGACGACAATGCCGCGAAGTTCGTGCGCGACTTCGGGGCCGCCTGGACCAAGGTCATGAACGCCGACCGGTTCGACCTGAAACAGTGA
- a CDS encoding type I glyceraldehyde-3-phosphate dehydrogenase — protein MTKAKLRLALNGFGRIGRSILRIWAQGGYEDLDLVLINDIEPLENCAYLFEYDSVFGPWRGAVAARDGALVVDGRAIPFHSAPDLRQLDLSGVDIVLECTGMTGSRAVVERGLQAGAGRVLISGPSDQADVTIVIGANHEKLAGQKIVSNASCTTNALAPLLRVLDQGFGVVSGQMTTVHCYTGSQPTVDKPRGDAARSRAAALSMVPTTTSAGRLIGTVLPHLAGRVAARAIRVPTASVSCIDLTFASEKPTAVATVNALLQEAARTSPVFGWTEKPLVSCDLRARPESIVLCGPETSVAGGLTRVFGWYDNEWGFSTRMLDMARLMGR, from the coding sequence GTGACCAAGGCAAAGCTGCGGCTGGCGCTGAACGGATTTGGCCGCATCGGCCGCTCGATCCTGCGGATCTGGGCGCAGGGCGGTTACGAGGACCTGGACCTCGTGCTGATCAACGACATCGAGCCGCTGGAGAATTGCGCCTATCTCTTCGAATACGACAGCGTCTTCGGGCCGTGGCGCGGCGCGGTGGCGGCGCGGGACGGGGCGCTGGTCGTCGATGGCCGCGCGATCCCGTTCCATTCCGCGCCGGACCTGCGGCAGCTGGACCTGTCGGGCGTCGACATCGTGCTGGAATGCACCGGCATGACCGGCTCGCGCGCGGTGGTCGAGCGCGGCTTGCAGGCCGGCGCCGGCCGGGTGCTGATCTCGGGGCCTTCGGATCAGGCCGACGTGACCATCGTGATCGGCGCCAACCACGAAAAGCTGGCCGGGCAGAAGATCGTCTCGAACGCCTCTTGCACCACCAATGCGCTGGCGCCGCTGCTCAGGGTGCTGGATCAGGGCTTCGGCGTCGTCTCGGGGCAGATGACCACGGTGCATTGCTATACCGGCAGCCAGCCGACGGTGGACAAGCCGCGCGGCGATGCGGCGCGCTCGCGGGCGGCGGCGCTCTCCATGGTGCCGACCACGACCAGCGCCGGGCGGCTGATCGGCACGGTGCTGCCGCATCTGGCCGGCCGGGTCGCGGCCCGCGCCATCCGGGTGCCGACCGCCAGCGTCTCCTGCATCGACCTGACCTTTGCCAGCGAGAAGCCCACCGCGGTCGCGACGGTGAACGCGCTGCTGCAAGAGGCGGCCCGGACCTCGCCGGTCTTCGGCTGGACCGAAAAGCCGCTGGTCTCCTGCGACCTGCGGGCCCGGCCCGAGTCCATCGTGCTGTGCGGGCCCGAGACCTCGGTCGCGGGCGGGCTGACGCGGGTCTTCGGCTGGTATGACAACGAATGGGGCTTTTCCACGCGGATGCTGGACATGGCCCGGCTGATGGGCCGCTAG
- the nagA gene encoding N-acetylglucosamine-6-phosphate deacetylase, whose product MMQVLTGARIFDGARFLDGHALVIENGVIAAILPEAEAPAQGRRAVAGILAPGFLDLQVNGGGGVMVDGATDLAALKHICAAHRGLGTAGILPTLITDTAQATAQVIAAGIAATAQVPGFLGLHLEGPHLDPRRKGAHDPGLIRPMDQDDLARLCEAARRLPALMVTLAPEAATPQQIAALAGAGAVVSLGHSDCTYDEAQAALAAGARCVTHLFNAMSQIGHRAPGLAGAVLSGDAGAGLIADGIHVHPAVMRLALAARPAGIFLVSDCMAFAGTALTEMELGGRQVLRRDGRLTLADGTLAGADLTLPQAVAKLVHAVGIAPERALAMATSVPAALIGLQDSHGALAPGRRAEIVLLDRDFALRESWL is encoded by the coding sequence CTCGACGGCCATGCGCTGGTGATCGAGAATGGCGTGATCGCCGCGATCCTGCCCGAAGCCGAGGCGCCGGCGCAGGGCCGTCGCGCGGTGGCGGGCATCCTGGCCCCGGGTTTCCTGGACCTGCAGGTGAACGGCGGCGGCGGGGTGATGGTCGATGGCGCGACCGACCTGGCCGCGCTGAAGCATATCTGCGCCGCGCATCGCGGCCTGGGCACGGCGGGAATCCTGCCGACGCTGATCACCGACACGGCGCAGGCGACGGCGCAGGTCATCGCCGCCGGCATCGCCGCGACTGCGCAGGTGCCGGGCTTCCTGGGCCTGCATCTGGAAGGGCCGCATCTGGACCCGCGCCGCAAGGGCGCGCATGATCCGGGCCTGATCCGGCCGATGGATCAGGACGACCTGGCGCGGCTCTGCGAGGCGGCGCGCCGGCTGCCGGCGCTGATGGTGACGCTGGCGCCCGAGGCGGCGACGCCGCAGCAGATCGCGGCGCTGGCCGGCGCCGGCGCCGTGGTCAGCCTGGGCCACAGCGATTGCACCTATGACGAGGCGCAGGCGGCGCTGGCCGCAGGCGCGCGCTGCGTCACGCATCTGTTCAACGCCATGAGCCAGATCGGCCATCGTGCGCCCGGCCTGGCCGGGGCGGTGCTGTCGGGCGACGCCGGCGCCGGGCTGATCGCCGACGGCATCCATGTGCATCCGGCGGTGATGCGGCTGGCGCTGGCCGCGCGGCCCGCGGGCATCTTCCTGGTCAGCGATTGCATGGCCTTTGCCGGCACCGCGCTGACCGAGATGGAACTGGGCGGGCGGCAGGTGCTGCGCCGCGACGGGCGGCTGACGCTGGCCGACGGCACGCTGGCCGGCGCCGACCTGACCCTGCCGCAGGCCGTGGCCAAGCTGGTGCATGCGGTCGGCATCGCGCCGGAACGGGCGCTGGCCATGGCCACCTCGGTTCCGGCGGCGCTGATCGGCTTGCAGGACAGCCATGGCGCGCTGGCGCCGGGCCGGCGGGCCGAGATCGTGCTGCTGGACCGGGATTTCGCGCTGCGGGAAAGCTGGCTCTAG
- a CDS encoding VOC family protein has protein sequence MILSGIHHAAIICSDYAVSRDFYTRVLGLAVLAENHRAARQSWKLDLALPDGSRIELFSFPAPPPRPSAPEARGLRHLAFATADMDAALRHLQAQGVAVEPVRVDEYTGRRFTFFKDPDGLPLELYETG, from the coding sequence ATGATCCTTTCGGGCATCCATCACGCGGCGATCATCTGTTCGGATTATGCCGTCTCGCGCGATTTCTACACGCGGGTGCTGGGGCTTGCCGTGCTGGCGGAAAACCACCGCGCCGCGCGGCAATCCTGGAAGCTGGACCTGGCGCTGCCGGATGGCAGCCGGATCGAGCTGTTTTCCTTTCCCGCGCCGCCGCCGCGCCCCTCGGCGCCCGAGGCGCGGGGGCTGCGCCACCTGGCCTTCGCCACCGCCGACATGGATGCGGCCCTGCGGCACCTTCAGGCGCAGGGCGTCGCGGTCGAGCCGGTCCGGGTCGATGAATACACCGGCCGCCGCTTCACCTTCTTCAAGGATCCCGACGGCCTGCCGCTGGAGCTTTACGAGACCGGCTAG